In the Micromonospora narathiwatensis genome, one interval contains:
- a CDS encoding cysteine dioxygenase, producing MTRTDPADPLAVAARWADPAGWPVRLRFDPTERWYARLATTDEHEVWALSWLPGQGTDLHDHGGSSGAFLVVAGTLTEETVSGGRLRPHPLAAGAGRRFGARHVHVVTNRGHRPAVSVHVYRPALRRMTRYHLVAGQLLVAEVAEAGVAW from the coding sequence ATGACCCGCACCGACCCTGCCGATCCGCTCGCCGTCGCCGCCCGCTGGGCCGATCCGGCCGGCTGGCCGGTCCGGCTGCGCTTCGACCCGACCGAGCGGTGGTACGCGCGCCTGGCCACCACCGACGAGCACGAGGTGTGGGCGCTGAGCTGGCTGCCCGGGCAGGGCACCGACCTGCACGACCACGGCGGGTCGTCGGGCGCCTTCCTGGTCGTCGCCGGCACCCTCACCGAGGAGACGGTCAGCGGCGGACGGCTGCGCCCCCACCCGCTCGCCGCCGGCGCCGGCCGGCGCTTCGGCGCCCGCCACGTGCACGTCGTCACCAACCGGGGGCACCGGCCCGCGGTCAGCGTGCACGTCTACCGGCCCGCGCTGCGCCGGATGACCCGCTACCACCTCGTCGCCGGGCAACTCCTGGTGGCCGAGGTGGCCGAGGCCGGCGTCGCCTGGTGA
- a CDS encoding rhodanese-like domain-containing protein produces the protein MPQTPNPTEHCPVPPPGSRGIDEILAAARARLDRLDPEQAHVAYRRGALLVDIRPAGQRAAHGTVPGVLAVERNVLEWRFDPRCPARLPQAVDYDVPVVILCQEGYTSSLAAAALQDLGLHRATDVVGGFAAWRIAGLPTLGPTPPLRPSSVAPPVTAGQAPR, from the coding sequence ATGCCGCAGACCCCGAACCCGACCGAGCACTGTCCGGTCCCGCCGCCCGGCTCGCGGGGGATCGACGAGATCCTCGCCGCCGCCCGCGCCCGGCTGGACCGCCTCGACCCCGAGCAGGCGCACGTCGCGTACCGGCGCGGGGCGCTGCTGGTCGACATCCGCCCGGCCGGCCAGCGTGCCGCGCACGGCACCGTCCCGGGCGTCCTCGCCGTGGAGCGCAACGTCCTCGAGTGGCGCTTCGACCCGCGCTGTCCGGCCCGGCTGCCCCAGGCCGTCGACTACGACGTGCCCGTCGTGATCCTGTGCCAGGAGGGCTACACATCCTCGCTGGCCGCCGCCGCGTTGCAGGACCTCGGCCTGCACCGGGCCACCGACGTGGTCGGCGGGTTCGCCGCCTGGCGCATCGCCGGGCTGCCCACCCTCGGCCCCACCCCGCCGCTCCGACCCTCGTCCGTCGCGCCTCCGGTCACCGCCGGCCAGGCGCCCCGCTGA
- a CDS encoding winged helix-turn-helix domain-containing protein has protein sequence MTITLDLAAAASTPALARLVDVLDELAAAGEGVLRPAEHDAARAVIELRRPAPSQPAPTDAEERDTVRILAGTRVVSQGGERIPLTRIEYDLLLFLAEHPRRVFTRLQLLTNVWGYEHAVARTVDVHVRRLRAKLGTGTPVVTTVYGVGYRLADEARILVDREP, from the coding sequence CTGACCATCACCCTCGACCTGGCCGCCGCCGCGTCGACGCCCGCGCTGGCCCGCCTGGTCGACGTGCTCGACGAGCTCGCCGCGGCCGGCGAGGGGGTGCTGCGCCCGGCGGAACACGACGCCGCCCGCGCCGTGATCGAACTGCGCCGCCCGGCGCCGTCGCAGCCCGCGCCAACCGACGCCGAGGAGCGTGACACGGTACGCATCCTGGCCGGCACCCGGGTGGTCAGCCAGGGCGGCGAGCGGATCCCGCTGACCCGGATCGAGTACGACCTGCTGCTCTTCCTCGCCGAACACCCCCGGCGGGTGTTCACCCGGTTGCAGCTGCTCACCAACGTCTGGGGATACGAACACGCGGTGGCGCGCACCGTGGACGTCCACGTGCGCCGGTTGCGGGCCAAGCTCGGCACCGGCACGCCGGTGGTGACCACCGTGTACGGAGTCGGCTACCGGCTCGCCGACGAGGCGCGGATCCTGGTCGACCGCGAGCCCTGA